One genomic region from SAR202 cluster bacterium encodes:
- a CDS encoding creatininase family protein, producing the protein MVENRLCRLEKMTRREVREALALGQFKAAIVATGSIEQHLEHLALENDIASSTFMAERVAERLYPQVLVTAPVSIGIAEHHMHSAGTLTAKPGTWLAVMFDAVESLVRHGVKNVLMLNGHVKNSAITKAALPQWQQFLEREHGGVDIRFHSYWEVLNEQFVNSVQKTPGFPAHAKEFETSITMHIRPENVRVDAFPYSEDAGVSASTAETGRKLTDKIVDGVELMVKEMLAK; encoded by the coding sequence GTGGTAGAGAATAGGCTTTGTCGACTGGAGAAGATGACCCGGCGGGAGGTGCGCGAGGCGCTTGCGCTGGGGCAGTTCAAGGCGGCAATTGTGGCGACAGGCAGCATCGAGCAGCACCTGGAGCACCTGGCGCTCGAGAACGACATCGCATCCAGCACGTTCATGGCGGAACGCGTCGCGGAGCGGCTGTACCCGCAGGTGCTCGTCACCGCGCCAGTCTCCATAGGCATCGCCGAGCACCACATGCACTCCGCCGGCACCCTCACCGCCAAGCCCGGCACGTGGCTGGCGGTAATGTTCGACGCGGTCGAGAGTCTTGTCCGCCACGGCGTCAAGAACGTGCTCATGCTCAACGGCCACGTCAAGAACTCCGCGATCACGAAGGCCGCGCTGCCTCAGTGGCAGCAGTTCCTGGAGCGCGAGCACGGCGGCGTGGACATCCGCTTCCACAGCTACTGGGAGGTGCTGAACGAGCAGTTCGTGAACAGCGTTCAAAAGACTCCCGGCTTCCCCGCGCACGCGAAAGAGTTCGAGACCTCTATCACGATGCACATCCGCCCCGAGAACGTGCGCGTGGACGCCTTCCCCTACAGCGAGGACGCCGGTGTCTCCGCCTCCACCGCCGAGACCGGCCGCAAGCTCACCGACAAGATAGTCGACGGCGTGGAGCTCATGGTCAAGGAGATGCTGGCCAAGTAG
- a CDS encoding creatininase family protein codes for MNEREFRIERFTRREFREALGERKFKSAIIATGSIEQHLEHLALVQDNASCQYIAQRVCEAMYPSIVLAVPINIGIAEHHMEHPGTLTTSPGAWLAVVYDAIDSLVRHGIKKVQILNGHGGNKRPVYGVIGQWQQKLHHMYGKDVDVRFNNYWDVLTKDFVSGVQKTPGFPSHAREFETAFTMAIYPENVRVAAIPFSKDEGAASATAETGRKLVEKIVEGVTVIMEDLQQGRPQRFGVAGDLAAGEKR; via the coding sequence ATGAATGAGCGAGAGTTCCGCATAGAACGCTTCACGCGGAGGGAGTTCCGGGAGGCGCTCGGCGAACGCAAATTCAAGTCGGCAATCATCGCCACGGGCAGCATTGAGCAGCACCTGGAGCACCTGGCGCTGGTGCAGGACAACGCTTCGTGCCAGTATATCGCGCAGCGCGTGTGCGAGGCCATGTACCCCAGCATCGTGCTGGCGGTCCCCATCAACATCGGCATCGCCGAGCACCACATGGAGCACCCTGGCACACTGACTACGAGCCCGGGCGCGTGGCTGGCGGTAGTCTACGACGCCATCGATAGCCTTGTCCGCCACGGCATCAAGAAGGTGCAGATCCTCAACGGCCACGGCGGCAACAAGCGCCCTGTGTACGGCGTCATCGGCCAGTGGCAGCAGAAGCTCCACCACATGTACGGCAAGGACGTGGACGTCCGCTTCAACAACTACTGGGACGTGCTCACCAAGGACTTCGTCAGCGGCGTCCAGAAGACGCCCGGCTTCCCCTCCCACGCCCGCGAGTTCGAGACCGCGTTCACGATGGCCATCTACCCGGAGAACGTGCGCGTGGCTGCGATCCCCTTCAGCAAGGACGAGGGCGCGGCGTCCGCCACAGCGGAGACCGGCAGAAAGCTGGTGGAGAAGATCGTGGAGGGCGTGACGGTCATTATGGAGGACCTCCAGCAGGGCCGGCCCCAGCGCTTCGGCGTCGCAGGCGACCTTGCGGCGGGCGAGAAACGGTAG
- the tatA gene encoding twin-arginine translocase TatA/TatE family subunit codes for MRFGPTELIIVLVIVLIIFGVGKLPEIGGAMGKAIREFKHSQADKDENKEGAAAASTGQPAAKKE; via the coding sequence ATGCGATTCGGCCCTACCGAGCTAATAATAGTACTGGTTATTGTGCTCATCATCTTCGGTGTGGGCAAGCTGCCGGAGATCGGCGGCGCCATGGGCAAGGCCATCCGCGAGTTCAAGCATTCGCAGGCGGACAAAGACGAAAATAAGGAAGGCGCCGCAGCCGCCTCTACGGGTCAGCCCGCCGCGAAGAAGGAATAG
- the tatC gene encoding twin-arginine translocase subunit TatC encodes MPRPRLFPSTQHPAPSTPTPPSPSSAPGPRRRRKAAPIRKPDVSGNPTGKRRLSDKQLTIQQHLLELRGRVTWSAIVVFICTGVALTFHQVLIEFLLEPARKYPELADYKPVYTELTEYVGTIMKVSIYAGLFMALPFLLYQLVMFISPGLSGKERVYLYTLVPASLFSFLAGSIFGYYVLFPPAIHFLLTFGNDVATPYIRIGSYVGLMVTLLFWMGVVFQMPIVLFFLSKIGIVTTSFLAKNRRIAIVGAFVVGAIITPTFDPINQTLVALPVIVMYELGIWLSWIGTRGRRKAAKLKAASEQGA; translated from the coding sequence CTGCCCCGTCCCCGGCTGTTTCCCAGCACCCAGCACCCAGCACCCAGCACCCCGACGCCCCCGTCCCCTTCCAGCGCCCCCGGCCCGCGCCGCCGCCGCAAAGCGGCGCCGATAAGGAAGCCTGACGTGAGCGGCAACCCCACCGGGAAGCGCAGGCTGAGCGACAAGCAGCTCACCATCCAGCAGCACCTGCTCGAGCTCCGAGGCCGCGTCACGTGGTCCGCCATCGTAGTCTTCATCTGCACCGGCGTCGCCCTCACCTTCCACCAGGTGCTGATCGAGTTCCTGCTGGAGCCCGCGCGTAAGTACCCTGAGCTCGCAGACTACAAGCCCGTATATACGGAGCTCACCGAGTACGTAGGGACCATCATGAAGGTCTCCATCTACGCCGGCCTGTTCATGGCGCTCCCGTTCCTCCTGTACCAACTTGTAATGTTCATTTCGCCCGGCCTGAGCGGCAAAGAGCGCGTATACCTATACACTCTGGTACCCGCCTCCCTCTTCTCCTTCCTCGCAGGCTCCATTTTTGGATATTATGTCTTGTTCCCCCCGGCCATTCACTTCTTGCTCACGTTCGGGAACGACGTGGCAACGCCGTACATACGCATCGGCAGCTACGTGGGGCTGATGGTGACGCTGCTGTTCTGGATGGGCGTAGTCTTCCAGATGCCGATAGTCCTGTTCTTCCTCTCCAAGATCGGGATAGTGACCACGTCCTTCCTGGCGAAGAACAGGCGCATCGCTATCGTTGGAGCTTTCGTAGTCGGCGCCATCATTACGCCGACTTTCGACCCGATAAACCAGACTCTGGTGGCGTTGCCCGTTATCGTGATGTATGAACTGGGGATATGGCTGTCGTGGATAGGGACGCGGGGACGCCGGAAGGCGGCGAAGCTGAAGGCGGCTAGCGAACAGGGCGCGTAA
- a CDS encoding twin-arginine translocase TatA/TatE family subunit, translating into MNFFGMGTTEILIVALIAFVLLGPKKMIDAARMAGKASRELRKTLDDLPSLDFDIDDEPKKAKDDAQPAPPTQVVTPAEPPAPVAANMDPGRPPRAPEATPPAAAPSPAVSQHPAPSTQHPDAPVPFQRPRPAPPPQSGADKEA; encoded by the coding sequence ATGAACTTCTTCGGCATGGGCACAACCGAGATCCTGATCGTCGCCCTCATCGCCTTCGTGCTCCTGGGTCCGAAGAAGATGATCGATGCCGCGCGCATGGCCGGCAAGGCTTCCCGCGAGCTCCGCAAGACCCTCGACGACCTTCCCTCCCTCGACTTCGACATCGACGACGAGCCTAAGAAGGCGAAGGACGACGCACAGCCCGCGCCTCCGACCCAGGTCGTAACGCCCGCAGAGCCTCCCGCGCCCGTCGCTGCGAACATGGACCCCGGCCGCCCCCCGCGCGCCCCCGAGGCAACGCCCCCGGCGGCTGCCCCGTCCCCGGCTGTTTCCCAGCACCCAGCACCCAGCACCCAGCACCCCGACGCCCCCGTCCCCTTCCAGCGCCCCCGGCCCGCGCCGCCGCCGCAAAGCGGCGCCGATAAGGAAGCCTGA
- the maf gene encoding septum formation protein Maf: MNETKRLVLASGSKRRRDLIAALDTEVEIVPPEGENDTRFPGEPPGSFVIRLAKTKARDVAPSVGPAIVIGADTTVVLDDDILNKPQSNTEAVSMLERLRGREHRVVTGVAVMDSESGLWLASAVTTKVRMRRYKDTEIAAYVLTGEPFDKAGAYAIQDETFRPVESIEGCYLNVVGFPLYEVEYLLNGIGVEVSVKKGWSHPQMCGACREARRQGLGKR, translated from the coding sequence ATGAACGAGACAAAGCGGCTGGTGCTCGCATCCGGCTCGAAGCGCAGGCGAGATCTGATCGCCGCCCTTGATACGGAGGTGGAGATCGTCCCGCCTGAAGGCGAGAACGATACCCGCTTCCCCGGCGAGCCGCCCGGGAGTTTTGTCATCCGGCTCGCCAAGACCAAGGCGCGCGACGTGGCGCCTTCCGTGGGACCGGCTATCGTCATCGGCGCGGACACAACAGTCGTCCTGGACGACGATATCCTGAACAAGCCGCAGTCGAATACGGAGGCCGTGTCCATGCTGGAACGCCTCCGCGGCCGCGAGCACCGGGTCGTAACCGGCGTCGCCGTCATGGACAGCGAGTCAGGCCTGTGGCTCGCCTCCGCAGTGACCACAAAAGTACGTATGCGAAGGTACAAAGATACGGAGATCGCCGCCTACGTACTCACCGGCGAACCGTTCGATAAAGCAGGCGCGTACGCCATACAGGACGAAACGTTCCGGCCGGTGGAGAGCATCGAGGGGTGCTACCTGAACGTCGTGGGATTCCCGCTGTATGAGGTTGAATACCTCCTCAACGGCATCGGCGTGGAAGTGAGCGTCAAAAAGGGCTGGTCGCACCCGCAGATGTGCGGGGCGTGCCGCGAAGCCAGGAGGCAAGGACTGGGCAAGCGATGA
- the rlmD gene encoding 23S rRNA (uracil(1939)-C(5))-methyltransferase RlmD produces MTSTQTQHQAGAPEQELARLTLVEMGESGDCIAYFEGQPIGVFGGIVGEEVVAQVRRYKSKRRRKEVVTAIVTDVVTPSPHRITPPCPYFGPCTGCQWQHIAYPHQLTLKRRYVEREIARYPSLAGVPIAETMAAPSQFGYRNHARLTVRRQGHLGYVNRLTRWFVQVDQCMIQSEGINSAMQHLQGKLQETSQFSIRYGINSGEMLIQPKLTNPEITLESGQKHYREKMLGRYFRIASPSFFQVNTHQAERLITLVGEMLALGQNDTVIDGYAGVGTFAILLADSAKQVIAIEESEPAVKDARANAEGIPNVEFRLGKTEEVLRTLDARPDAVILDPPRVGCHPDTLAEILRRSPLRTAYVSCDPPSLARDLDILAQGGLKVERLQPVDMFPQTHHVECVAIIKGAGLQ; encoded by the coding sequence ATGACCTCCACGCAAACACAGCATCAAGCGGGCGCTCCGGAGCAGGAGCTCGCCAGGCTCACCCTCGTAGAAATGGGCGAGTCCGGCGATTGCATCGCATATTTCGAGGGGCAGCCCATCGGCGTATTCGGCGGGATCGTCGGGGAAGAGGTCGTTGCGCAGGTGCGGCGGTACAAGAGCAAGCGCCGCAGGAAAGAGGTCGTCACCGCCATCGTCACGGACGTGGTCACCCCTTCTCCTCACCGCATCACGCCGCCCTGCCCTTACTTCGGCCCGTGCACCGGCTGCCAGTGGCAGCACATCGCCTACCCGCACCAGCTCACGCTGAAGCGCCGGTACGTCGAGCGCGAGATCGCCCGGTACCCTTCCCTCGCCGGCGTTCCGATAGCGGAGACGATGGCGGCGCCCAGCCAGTTCGGCTACCGCAACCACGCGCGCCTGACCGTCCGGCGACAGGGTCACCTGGGCTATGTGAACCGCCTCACCCGGTGGTTCGTGCAGGTAGACCAGTGCATGATCCAGTCGGAAGGCATCAACAGCGCGATGCAGCACCTGCAGGGGAAGCTGCAGGAGACCAGCCAGTTCTCGATCCGGTACGGCATCAACAGCGGCGAAATGCTCATCCAGCCGAAGCTAACAAACCCGGAGATTACCCTCGAGTCCGGCCAGAAGCACTACCGGGAGAAGATGCTCGGCAGGTACTTCCGCATCGCCTCGCCCTCCTTCTTCCAGGTCAACACGCACCAGGCGGAGCGACTGATAACACTCGTCGGCGAGATGCTGGCTCTCGGCCAGAACGATACGGTTATTGACGGGTACGCCGGTGTCGGCACATTCGCCATCCTCCTCGCCGATTCCGCGAAGCAGGTCATCGCGATCGAGGAGTCGGAGCCGGCGGTCAAGGACGCCCGGGCCAACGCCGAGGGCATCCCCAACGTGGAGTTCCGCCTGGGGAAGACCGAGGAGGTCCTCCGCACGCTCGACGCCCGGCCAGACGCCGTCATCCTGGACCCGCCGCGCGTCGGCTGCCACCCGGACACCCTCGCGGAGATCCTCCGCCGCTCGCCCCTGCGCACAGCCTACGTCTCCTGCGACCCCCCTTCCCTCGCCCGCGACCTGGATATCCTCGCGCAGGGAGGCCTGAAGGTGGAGCGCTTGCAGCCGGTGGACATGTTCCCGCAGACGCACCACGTGGAGTGTGTGGCGATTATCAAAGGCGCGGGGTTACAATGA
- a CDS encoding PKD domain-containing protein has translation MTFHNNSQNPSAAPRTVTFNIGTSLAAANGHFYSFVSASGVKWNDAKNAAAALSLYGLQGYMATVTSQAENDFILAKVQGNGWLGGTDQAVEGQWRWVTGPENGQLFSYANWDSGEPNNCCGGEHFVHMLGNPGFGSRVGKWNDLYDFQDQGDLYRPLGYVVEYGGMPGDPSSIQLSGNVTVHVVPVNDPPTVAANALSVVVNEGQTAINAGSYSYIDSASVAISASIGNVTKTGAANGTWSWSYVTTDGPPNSGPVTITANDGNGGTAIATFQLTVNNVAPTLNITGTNSVYYTDWTAANVGGGTASGVITLPDASTISVSLSTSGGGFFGAQTNGGTNYWVPSAPYISAQVPNAPPDSDIIQIQGGTNTVYTVTVSQPIVDPIMSILSLGSGPNTITYDFNAPFTIVSQGSGFWGGCSTCLRIRPGDVLEGQEGHGTIKFLGTYSSFSWTVPNPEVWHGFTFAVRSTQALAQTVIVDEGQTATNNGTWGDVPADTVLVTSSVGSVVTNPDGTWSWSFPTSDGPVQSQTVTITASDEDGGVTQKTFPLVVNNVAPTITAKFQVAPIPEASVSTSGNLVVQATDPAGSNDPLVYEFDCDNNGSYETPAHPSTSAADCYFPDNGSYPVPVRVSDGDGGVATGTITAIVTNVAPTATAFGSVINENGLATVNGTIFDPSPVDTFTVTITWGPGEGSTVLSLPAGSTSYSATHQYLEDNPTATPSDTYPVGVSVKDDDNGVGTATTSVTVNNVAPFDVSIGMTAYSFFENSTVTLNGMFKDPGTQDTHTVVIDWGAGETSTTLTLAAGQRTFSASHQYMDDNPTTTPADGLTVRATVTDDDGGAQASALGIVVRNAAPSITATGSIVDENGTATASGSINDPGSLDTFTVIITWGPGEGSTVLSLPAGSTSYSAMHQYLDDNPSGTAADAYAISVTAMDDDTGVGAASTTVTVRNVPPSVTATNATIFEGGTASIMVAVADIGSLDTCTLTINWGEGPTEVYSVACNGSVDLSHQYLDDNPTATAIDDYDVVVTVTDDDTGVGSAGATVTVINVDPVVSASAAPNPQYWGLNVNFIASATDVGTQDTHTFAWDFGDTNTGAGASIAHAYANPGLYTATATATDDDTGSDSWPLAISIKKRETSLVYTGQTSSTFGFGTTLSAKLSDAVVSGAPIGGRTVTFTLNAVNYAGTTAVSGQTNDVSAIPLPPLMPGTYTISLSFAGDTHYLPSSATATLTITNSVGCKITAGTLRSANNGRGGFNVQATGATTVKGELQFQNNSINFHAPNMTALGCSPDGKKGWFAGTGKNGDTFLAHVEDNGEPGSNDIFKIWVNGVARNGNGALTGGNVQIHKP, from the coding sequence GTGACTTTCCACAACAACAGCCAGAACCCCTCGGCAGCGCCTCGGACGGTTACGTTTAATATCGGCACCTCACTGGCTGCGGCAAATGGGCACTTCTATTCCTTTGTCTCAGCCTCCGGCGTCAAGTGGAATGATGCAAAGAACGCCGCGGCGGCTCTCAGCCTGTACGGTCTCCAGGGCTACATGGCTACCGTGACCTCCCAGGCAGAGAACGACTTCATTCTTGCGAAGGTGCAGGGGAACGGTTGGCTCGGCGGCACCGACCAGGCGGTTGAAGGCCAGTGGCGCTGGGTAACCGGTCCTGAGAACGGCCAGCTCTTCTCCTATGCCAACTGGGATTCCGGCGAGCCTAACAACTGCTGCGGCGGTGAGCACTTCGTTCACATGCTCGGCAACCCCGGTTTCGGCTCCAGGGTGGGCAAATGGAACGATCTTTACGACTTCCAGGACCAGGGCGACCTATACCGGCCGCTTGGTTACGTGGTTGAGTACGGCGGCATGCCCGGCGATCCTTCGAGCATCCAGCTTTCGGGCAATGTCACAGTGCATGTAGTCCCTGTTAACGACCCCCCGACCGTAGCGGCGAACGCCCTCTCCGTCGTCGTGAATGAGGGTCAAACGGCGATCAACGCAGGCAGCTACAGCTACATCGACAGCGCTTCTGTGGCTATCTCAGCCTCGATAGGTAACGTCACCAAGACCGGCGCCGCTAACGGCACATGGTCGTGGTCGTACGTCACCACGGACGGCCCGCCCAACAGCGGCCCTGTGACCATCACCGCGAATGACGGAAACGGCGGCACGGCTATAGCCACCTTCCAACTCACGGTAAACAACGTTGCGCCGACGTTGAATATCACCGGCACCAACAGCGTTTACTACACGGACTGGACCGCGGCCAACGTCGGCGGCGGCACGGCATCCGGGGTAATCACTCTTCCGGACGCTTCCACCATCAGTGTTTCCCTGAGCACCAGCGGCGGCGGCTTCTTCGGCGCTCAGACTAATGGCGGGACCAACTACTGGGTCCCTTCCGCGCCTTACATTAGTGCGCAGGTCCCCAACGCGCCGCCGGACTCGGATATTATCCAGATCCAGGGTGGGACGAACACCGTTTACACGGTGACTGTCTCCCAGCCCATTGTCGATCCCATCATGTCGATCCTGAGCCTGGGGAGCGGGCCGAACACAATTACCTACGATTTCAATGCGCCTTTTACAATTGTCAGCCAGGGGTCGGGTTTCTGGGGCGGATGCAGCACCTGTTTGCGCATCAGGCCCGGCGACGTCCTGGAAGGGCAGGAAGGCCACGGCACGATCAAGTTCCTGGGCACATACAGCAGCTTCTCGTGGACTGTGCCTAACCCAGAGGTCTGGCACGGGTTCACGTTTGCCGTCCGGTCCACCCAGGCGCTCGCTCAGACGGTGATAGTTGATGAAGGCCAGACGGCAACGAATAACGGCACCTGGGGCGATGTCCCTGCCGACACTGTGCTTGTCACCTCGTCCGTTGGAAGCGTTGTAACGAACCCCGACGGCACCTGGTCCTGGTCTTTCCCGACCAGCGACGGGCCTGTGCAGAGCCAGACTGTGACGATCACCGCCAGCGATGAGGACGGCGGCGTCACACAGAAGACATTCCCGCTGGTGGTGAACAACGTTGCGCCCACCATAACCGCGAAGTTCCAGGTCGCGCCCATACCGGAGGCCAGTGTATCCACCAGCGGCAATCTTGTTGTACAGGCGACGGACCCGGCGGGTTCCAACGACCCACTGGTCTATGAGTTTGACTGCGACAACAACGGCTCTTACGAGACGCCGGCTCACCCGAGCACCTCTGCCGCCGACTGCTACTTCCCGGACAACGGCAGCTACCCAGTGCCCGTGCGCGTTTCCGACGGCGACGGCGGAGTGGCAACCGGAACAATCACAGCGATAGTGACTAACGTTGCACCTACGGCGACGGCCTTCGGCAGCGTCATAAATGAGAACGGCCTCGCCACGGTCAACGGCACGATTTTCGACCCCAGCCCGGTGGACACCTTCACCGTCACGATTACCTGGGGTCCCGGCGAGGGCTCGACGGTACTGAGCCTGCCCGCCGGTTCCACGAGCTACAGCGCCACGCACCAGTACCTGGAAGACAATCCGACGGCCACGCCGTCCGATACGTACCCTGTGGGCGTGAGCGTCAAGGACGATGACAACGGAGTCGGCACGGCGACAACGAGCGTAACCGTTAACAACGTGGCGCCGTTCGACGTTAGCATTGGAATGACCGCCTACTCCTTCTTTGAGAACAGCACAGTGACACTGAACGGCATGTTCAAGGACCCTGGTACCCAGGACACCCACACGGTGGTTATCGATTGGGGCGCCGGTGAGACCAGCACAACCTTGACACTGGCCGCCGGCCAGCGCACCTTCAGCGCCTCACACCAGTACATGGACGACAATCCCACCACAACTCCCGCCGATGGCCTGACGGTGAGAGCAACAGTGACGGATGACGATGGCGGCGCCCAAGCCTCCGCTCTTGGTATTGTTGTACGTAACGCGGCGCCGTCGATTACAGCCACCGGATCGATCGTCGACGAGAACGGCACGGCGACAGCGTCGGGATCGATAAACGATCCGGGCAGCCTGGATACGTTTACGGTAATCATTACCTGGGGTCCCGGCGAGGGCTCGACGGTACTGAGCCTGCCCGCAGGTTCCACAAGCTACAGCGCCATGCACCAGTACCTGGACGACAATCCGTCCGGCACCGCGGCCGATGCATATGCGATCTCTGTGACGGCAATGGACGATGACACGGGCGTTGGGGCGGCAAGCACGACAGTAACCGTCCGCAACGTGCCTCCAAGCGTGACGGCGACCAACGCAACGATTTTTGAAGGCGGCACTGCTTCGATCATGGTCGCCGTTGCGGACATCGGCAGCCTCGACACGTGCACCCTGACCATCAACTGGGGCGAAGGCCCAACGGAAGTCTACTCGGTGGCTTGCAACGGCTCCGTTGACCTTTCGCACCAGTACCTGGACGACAACCCCACGGCAACTGCGATCGACGATTATGACGTCGTGGTGACGGTTACCGATGACGACACCGGCGTGGGCAGCGCGGGCGCCACCGTCACGGTTATCAACGTGGACCCGGTTGTTTCAGCATCGGCTGCGCCGAATCCTCAGTACTGGGGCTTGAATGTGAATTTCATTGCCTCAGCGACCGATGTTGGGACGCAAGATACGCACACCTTCGCCTGGGACTTCGGCGACACCAACACCGGCGCCGGCGCTTCGATCGCTCATGCCTACGCAAATCCCGGCCTATACACTGCGACGGCTACAGCGACGGACGACGACACGGGCTCGGACAGCTGGCCCCTTGCGATCAGCATCAAGAAGCGTGAGACCAGCCTGGTCTACACGGGCCAGACATCGTCGACGTTCGGTTTCGGGACAACGCTGTCCGCAAAGCTGAGCGACGCGGTTGTCTCCGGAGCGCCCATCGGCGGCAGGACGGTTACATTCACGCTTAACGCGGTCAACTACGCCGGCACAACGGCGGTGAGCGGCCAGACCAACGACGTGTCTGCCATTCCGCTGCCGCCGCTGATGCCGGGCACATACACTATATCCCTTAGCTTTGCGGGCGACACGCACTACCTGCCGTCGAGCGCAACGGCGACCCTGACCATAACCAACAGCGTTGGCTGCAAGATCACTGCCGGGACACTGCGTTCGGCCAATAACGGTCGCGGCGGATTCAATGTTCAGGCTACGGGCGCAACCACGGTCAAGGGTGAGCTGCAGTTCCAGAACAACAGCATCAATTTCCACGCGCCCAACATGACGGCGCTCGGCTGCTCCCCCGATGGCAAGAAGGGCTGGTTCGCCGGCACCGGCAAGAACGGGGACACCTTCCTGGCGCACGTGGAGGACAACGGCGAGCCCGGGAGCAATGACATCTTCAAGATATGGGTGAATGGCGTAGCGCGGAACGGCAACGGCGCGCTGACGGGCGGCAACGTCCAGATCCACAAGCCTTAA